One window from the genome of Montipora capricornis isolate CH-2021 unplaced genomic scaffold, ASM3666992v2 scaffold_86, whole genome shotgun sequence encodes:
- the LOC138036944 gene encoding MAM and fibronectin type III domain-containing protein 1-like, protein MKHSMNYSSIFVCNNKTTVRLKNLTLYTFYWIEVTAFTNKSFANNSSRITNHTDEGIPSSPPVDVTAYVHNSTTISVAWLPVPREDRNGRIIEYRLDMNGRGSYTRNKSVKVPDGEEDKTQNVTVDKLKKYRTYTIMVSAATSKGVSRASDAIEETTAEDAPDKAYKSNGIKVTADSISDLWHPLPQDL, encoded by the exons ATGAAACATTCCATGAACTATAGCTCCATATTCGTCTGTAACAACAAGACCACCGTGCGCCTCAAGAACCTGACTCTTTACACGTTTTATTGGATTGAAGTCACGGCGTTCACTAATAAATCATTTGCAAATAACAGCTCCAGAATCACAAACCACACCGACGAGGGAA TACCAAGCAGTCCCCCTGTGGATGTAACTGCATATGTCCATAATTCTACAACAATAAGCGTAGCTTGGCTCCCTgtcccaagagaggatcgaaaTGGAAGAATTATCGAGTACCGGCTGGACATGAATGGCAGGGGCTCTTACACTCGCAATAAGTCCGTCAAGGTGCCAGACGGTGAAGAAGATAAGACTCAGAATGTTACAGTCGATAAACTTAAGAAGTATAGAACCTACACGATCATGGTGTCAGCAGCAACGAGTAAAGGCGTTTCACGGGCCAGTGACGCTATTGAAGAGACGACTGCCGAAGATG CACCGGATAAGGCCTACAAATCTAACGGTATCAAAGTCACGGCTGACTCCATTTCAGATCTCTGGCACCCGTTACCACAGGATCTCTAA